A portion of the Juglans microcarpa x Juglans regia isolate MS1-56 chromosome 1D, Jm3101_v1.0, whole genome shotgun sequence genome contains these proteins:
- the LOC121243273 gene encoding NDR1/HIN1-like protein 6, with the protein MAEQPQKPVLQKPPGYRDPSRPIQPGPRPPPRKPAFPPSFTPKRRRRSCCRACCCFLCVFVLVLLLVVAVAFGLFYLWFQPRLPVFHLQSFRIPRFTVTTKADGTYLDAHTVTRVEVKNPNGKLSLFYKQSTVAVTFSAGHDEDTEVGSEDVPEFTQGMTNITSMKVETGVKNQLVDDGEGRKLKARFQNKELVVNVEVRSGVGFYVDGLRIGPLAVKVLCGGVSLKVLETGDMPKCTVTTLKWINIS; encoded by the exons ATGGCCGAACAACCGCAAAAACCGGTACTCCAAAAACCGCCAGGATACCGGGACCCGAGTCGCCCGATCCAACCAGGCCCGAGACCGCCGCCCCGCAAACCGGCCTTCCCGCCATCTTTCACACCGAAGAGGAGGCGCAGAAGCTGTTGTCGTGCATGCTGCTGCTTCCTCTGCGTCTTCGTTCTCGTCCTCCTCCTCGTCGTCGCCGTCGCCTTTGGCCTCTTCTACCTCTGGTTTCAACCGAGACTCCCAGTTTTCCACCTCCAGTCTTTCCGGATCCCACGGTTCACCGTCACCACCAAAGCCGACGGCACCTACCTCGACGCGCATACGGTGACGAGGGTCGAGGTGAAGAACCCGAACGGGAAGCTGTCGTTGTTCTACAAGCAGAGTACCGTCGCGGTGACTTTTTCTGCGGGTCACGATGAGGACACGGAGGTGGGGTCGGAAGACGTGCCGGAGTTCACTCAGGGGATGACGAACATAACGAGCATGAAGGTAGAGACAGGGGTGAAGAACCAGCTGGTGGATGATGGAGAGGGAAGGAAGCTCAAGGCTCGGTTCCAGAACAAGGAATTGGTGGTGAACGTTGAGGTTCGGAGTGGGGTGGGATTCTATGTGGATGGGCTTAGGATAGGGCCCTTGGCAGTGAAGGTTTTGTGTGGTGGTGTGAGCTTGAAGGTGCTCGAGACTGGAGACATGCCCAAATGTACCGTCACTACTCTCAAATG GATAAACATATCTTGA